In Pseudorasbora parva isolate DD20220531a chromosome 20, ASM2467924v1, whole genome shotgun sequence, a single window of DNA contains:
- the nfyba gene encoding nuclear transcription factor Y, beta a has protein sequence MDGDSSTTDTSQLGITGEYMTGGTYVLQTQDDDGDESFNDHEDGNGSKDNFREQDIYLPIANVARIMKNAIPQTGKIAKDAKECVQECVSEFISFITSEASERCHQEKRKTINGEDILFAMSTLGFDMYVEPLKLYLQKFREAMKGEKGITPVTVSEGLGEELTDDTFTGQLPAGLITADGQQQNVMVYTTSYQQIPGVQQIQFS, from the exons ATGGACGGAGACAGCAGTACCACAGATACCAGTCAGTTAGGAATAACTGGAGAGTATATGACCGGAGGGACGTATGTCTTACAGACCCAGGATG ATGATGGGGATGAAAGTTTTAACGACCATGAGGATGGTAACGGAAGCAAAGACAATTTCCGAGAGCAAGACATTTACCTTCCCATCGCTAATGTTGCCCGGATCATGAAGAATGCCATCCCGCAGACTGGAAAG ATAGCGAAGGATGCAAAAGAGTGTGTGcaggagtgtgtgagtgagttcaTCAGCTTCATCACATCCGAGGCCAGCGAGAGATGCCATCAAGAGAAACGCAAGACCATAAACGGAGAGGACATCCTGTTCGCCATGTCCACTCTGGGTTTTGACATGTACGTGGAGCCGCTTAAACTCTACCTGCAGAAGTTCAGAGAG GCAATGAAGGGTGAGAAAGGCATCACTCCAGTTACAGTGAGCGAAGGCCTTGGTGAAGAACTAACAGATGACACCTTCA CCGGTCAGTTGCCTGCAGGACTGATCACTGCAGATGGCCAGCAACAGAACGTGATGGTATACACCACCTCATACCAGCAG ATCCCAGGCGTTCAGCAGATACAATTCTCATGA
- the hcfc2 gene encoding host cell factor 2 — MINKGPLWKRVRSYAGPVPRARHGHRAVAIRELVVVFGGGNEGIATNLHVYNSVTKQWFLPAVRGDIPPGCAAHGFACEGTRILVFGGMVEFGQYTNSLYELQASRWLWKKLKPRPPRNASPPCPRIGHSFTLHANKCYLLGGMANDSEDPNGNIPRYLDDFYELELQAQSGVKGWSIPDTKGGGPSARESHSSVVYCGKGGSAPKLYIFGGMCGHRLNDLWQLDIETMTWSLPPTRGEPPLPRSLHTSNVIGNKLYVFGGWVPVGEAEEALTADGVKWICTNSLSILNLDTLTWHNLTPEEDQQGLTSGVQSVEQEEGSAHWPKARAGHCAVTVGTRLYVWSGRDGYKKFNNYQVCCKDLWYLETERPSTPGAVFLVKSTISMLHVAWRPLPAAECYLLQVQPITSPHSASVEPQSTTTPPSDPGDRKEPIQKDSQPSADVKVKGERESSSQESILRPKGTSEDGADIRATGDKDQEGVSVMPSDMSKAEREISSIPFQQSEMAKDAVWFDVGVFKTLYCEVTHYFLPSENGDLASILSARNSSDSEWKLPGPHSFTGQEKQELASGVTYKFRVAGMNSRGLGDFSPVSEFKTCQPGFPGAPSAVKITKDTDSVHITWEPPTSLSGKILEYSMYLAVRKSRGNSVERPGELAFIRIYRGTKTSCTVSEAQLNNAHIDCSARPAVVFRIAAKNEQGYGPATQIRWLQDASKLKSSVTQTDSSAPAAEPDTTSR, encoded by the exons ATGATTAACAAGGGTCCCCTATGGAAAAGAGTGCGGTCTTACGCTGGACCGGTTCCAAGGGCGAGGCACGGGCACCGGGCCGTGGCCATACGAGAGCTGGTGGTTGTGTTTGGAGGTGGAAACGAGGGAATAGCGACCAATCTGCATGTTTATAACTCGG TGACCAAGCAGTGGTTCCTGCCGGCAGTGAGAGGTGATATCCCACCAGGTTGTGCCGCTCATGGCTTCGCTTGTGAAGGCACGCGGATCCTGGTGTTTGGAGGGATGGTTGAATTTGGCCAGTATACCAACAGTCTCTATGAACTGCAG GCCAGTCGATGGCTGTGGAAGAAGctgaagccccgcccaccgaggAACGCATCACCTCCATGCCCACGAATTGGCCACAGCTTCACTCTTCATGCCAATAAGTGCTACCTTTTGGGTGGAATGGCCAATGACAGCGAAGACCCAAATGGAAATATACCACG GTATTTAGATGACTTCTATGAGCTGGAGCTGCAGGCCCAATCTGGGGTTAAAGGCTGGAGCATTCCTGACACTAAAGGTGGAGGCCCGTCGGCCAGAGAATCCCATAGTTCTGTGGTGTATTGTGGCAAGGGTGGCAGTGCCCCAAAACTCTACATATTTGGGGGCATGTGTGGGCACAGACTGAATGACTTATGGCAGCTAGACATAG AGACTATGACTTGGTCATTGCCTCCAACCAGAGGGGAACCGCCACTACCCAGGAGTCTGCACACCTCCAATGTGATTGGAAACAA GTTATATGTGTTTGGAGGATGGGTTCCCGTTGGAGAGGCAGAAGAGGCGCTCACTGCTGATGGAGTCAAGTGGATCTGCACCAACTCACTCTCCATACTAAACCTTG ACACACTGACATGGCATAACCTGACACCGGAAGAAGACCAGCAGGGATTGACTTCGGGCGTACAGTCGGTCGAACAGGAAGAGGGCAGCGCACACTGGCCGAAAGCACGAGCCGGGCACTGCGCAGTTACAGTCGGCACTCGTTTATATGTCTGGAGCGGGCGAGATGGATACAAAAAGTTCAATAACTACCAGGTCTGCTGCAAAGATCTGTGGTACCTGGAAACAG aGAGGCCTTCCACTCCTGGTGCGGTGTTTCTTGTGAAGTCCACAATCAGTATGCTCCATGTCGCCTGGCGGCCCCTGCCTGCAGCAGAGTGTTACTTGCTTCAAGTGCAGCCCATCACGTCTCCTCATTCCGCTTCGGTTGAACCACAGTCCACAACAACTCCTCCATCAGACCCAGGAGACAGAAAGGAACCTATACAAAAAG ATTCCCAGCCAAGTGCAGATGTTAAAGTTAAAGGAGAGAGAGAATCTTCATCACAG GAAAGCATTTTGAGGCCAAAAGGAACGAGTGAGGACGGGGCAGACATTCGTGCAACAGGGGACAAAG ATCAAGAAGGTGTTTCCGTGATGCCATCAGACATGAGTAAGGCTG AACGAGAAATCTCCTCAATACCATTCCAACAG TCTGAGATGGCAAAGGATGCTGTGTGGTTTGATGTGGGTGTGTTTAAAACACTGTATTGTGAGGTTACGCACTACTTCCTACCTTCTGAGAATGGGGACCTTGCATCGATCCTGTCTGCCCGAAACTCATCTGACAGTGAG TGGAAGTTGCCGGGTCCTCATAGTTTTACGGGCCAAGAGAAACAGGAATTGGCCTCAGGAGTCACATATAAGTTCAGGGTGGCTGGAATGAACAGCCGTGGCCTGGGCGACTTCAGTCCCGTCAGCGAGTTTAAAACCTGCCAGCCTGGATTTCCTGGGGCACCGTCTGCTGTGAAAATCACCAAG GATACTGACTCTGTGCACATCACCTGGGAGCCTCCCACCTCTCTGTCCGGGAAGATATTGGAGTATTCAATGTATCTGGCTGTGAGGAAAAGTCGAGGGAACAGCGTGGAGCGACCCGGCGAGCTGGCCTTCATCCGAATCTACCGCGGCACCAAGACTTCATGCACAGTCAGCGAAGCCCAGCTGAACAACGCACACATCGACTGCTCGGCACGGCCCGCCGTCGTCTTCCGAATCGCTGCCAAGAACGAACAGGGCTACGGTCCGGCCACTCAGATCCGCTGGCTGCAAG ATGCGAGTAAACTGAAATCCTCAGTGACGCAGACAGACTCCAGTGCTCCGGCAGCAGAGCCCGACACCACCAGCAGATGA